The following are encoded together in the Candidatus Omnitrophota bacterium genome:
- a CDS encoding tetratricopeptide repeat protein — MLDSPSKMSTKKTYFILIFTLLVYCLSCVNNPLWANELSENKAHLFRQQGFQAQLNGDYAKALRLYKEAIKLAPNYAVSHNDLGIVYEKMNLLHEAEKAYKRAIELDPQYPCPYTNLALIYEKNKDFENAARLWSKRIELGDSSQAWTQKAKKHLERLGKIDKGSYKVYEETQTLELIAEVKELKQDIRDSSQLAAEAYFARGKEYYDRGEYVKALRQLHRAFNFDPHNKEVEQLLIEAQKRALLTP, encoded by the coding sequence ATGTTAGATTCGCCTTCAAAAATGTCCACCAAAAAGACCTATTTTATACTTATTTTTACGCTTTTAGTTTATTGCCTTTCTTGCGTAAATAATCCCCTCTGGGCTAACGAATTATCAGAAAATAAAGCTCATTTGTTCCGGCAACAAGGGTTTCAAGCGCAACTGAACGGGGATTATGCTAAGGCCTTAAGGCTTTATAAGGAAGCAATTAAGCTTGCCCCGAATTATGCAGTTAGCCACAATGATTTAGGCATAGTTTACGAAAAGATGAATCTACTGCATGAAGCTGAGAAGGCATATAAACGCGCAATTGAGCTAGATCCGCAATATCCTTGTCCTTATACCAATCTTGCATTAATCTATGAGAAAAATAAGGATTTTGAAAATGCTGCCCGCTTATGGAGTAAGAGGATTGAGCTGGGAGATTCATCCCAGGCCTGGACCCAGAAAGCAAAGAAGCATTTAGAGAGATTAGGCAAGATTGATAAGGGATCATATAAGGTATATGAGGAGACCCAGACCTTAGAGCTTATCGCAGAGGTCAAAGAATTAAAACAGGACATTAGAGATAGTAGTCAACTTGCAGCTGAGGCTTATTTTGCCAGAGGCAAGGAGTATTATGATCGAGGTGAATATGTGAAGGCCTTAAGACAGCTTCATAGGGCTTTTAATTTCGACCCGCATAATAAGGAGGTTGAACAGCTTTTAATTGAGGCTCAGAAACGTGCACTTTTGACACCATAG
- the cdhC gene encoding CO dehydrogenase/CO-methylating acetyl-CoA synthase complex subunit beta: protein MSKIVATSAIRGAHSLVNEAASLFEQALKEKGPETKIAYPETAFYLPFSYALFAYETKTLADVTKILKHAKSLLPEVPSEKLWLPYLGVTLDAGIAALLAEEIIMALRYLKEEEPQVDCNGFFSDTAMRSLGIQLVDGRMPGFAAILGAAPDNKIAVDIVRELQKRNILTFVGCSSNGRSIVDQLKEEKVEMGWDTYIVPYGRDTQSAIYPLNWAIRSAITFGGIKPGQVQKCLLYTKNRVFAFGLALGPLDDIKYATGAGAIAMGFPVIADTDIPEIKPSGVTIYEALVKEFDYKKIVSRCVDVRGVKVKVSKVPIPVPYAAAFEGERVRKENLAVEFGGKASTALEFLETKDTEEVEDAKVELVGQDLDSIEDSVKKSMPLGIVVNVYGRKMQKDFEPIMERQIHRYVNGAMGVMHIGQRDMCWIRISKDAFDKGFRLKHIGLLIHAMLHQEYSAIVDKVQVTLYTKQEDVEKLLVKANQSFQERDERIMGMTDESVDTFFSCLLCQSFAPNHVCIITPERLGLCGAYSWLDGKASYEITPTGPNQPVTKGKPIDTKLGQWENTNKFVYEKSNKSIPIVSMYSIMDNPQTSCGCFECILAVIPEANGVMVVHRDHTGMTPVGMTFTTLASSVGGGLQTPGFLGVGKLYVASKKFISADGGLKRLVWMPKELKEALMSRLKQRSKEINEPDFFEKIADETIAVTAEDLVKYLKEKNHPALNMPSLI, encoded by the coding sequence ATGTCAAAGATTGTTGCAACGAGTGCGATAAGGGGTGCACACAGTTTAGTAAATGAGGCTGCAAGCCTTTTTGAACAAGCCTTAAAAGAAAAAGGCCCTGAAACAAAAATAGCGTATCCTGAGACAGCATTCTATCTTCCATTTTCTTATGCCTTATTTGCCTATGAGACAAAGACACTCGCTGATGTAACTAAAATATTAAAACACGCAAAGTCTTTATTGCCAGAGGTGCCGAGTGAAAAGCTCTGGTTGCCCTATTTAGGAGTAACGCTTGATGCTGGAATAGCAGCACTCCTAGCAGAAGAAATCATCATGGCCTTAAGATATCTAAAAGAGGAGGAACCCCAGGTTGATTGTAATGGATTCTTTTCTGATACAGCAATGCGCTCTTTAGGCATACAATTAGTTGATGGCCGTATGCCAGGATTTGCTGCTATCTTAGGCGCTGCGCCTGATAATAAAATCGCTGTAGATATTGTCAGAGAGTTGCAGAAGAGAAATATACTTACCTTTGTGGGTTGCTCAAGCAACGGCCGTTCTATTGTTGACCAGCTTAAAGAAGAAAAAGTAGAGATGGGCTGGGATACTTATATCGTGCCTTATGGTAGAGATACCCAATCAGCAATCTATCCTCTTAATTGGGCAATAAGATCAGCAATTACCTTTGGCGGCATAAAGCCGGGTCAGGTGCAAAAATGCCTTTTATATACAAAGAATAGGGTGTTTGCATTTGGACTTGCTTTAGGGCCTTTGGATGATATCAAGTATGCCACTGGTGCTGGCGCAATCGCAATGGGATTTCCCGTGATTGCGGATACAGATATTCCGGAGATTAAACCAAGCGGAGTAACTATTTACGAGGCATTAGTAAAAGAATTTGATTATAAAAAAATAGTCTCTCGCTGTGTTGATGTGCGCGGGGTAAAGGTAAAGGTAAGCAAGGTTCCGATTCCGGTTCCCTACGCTGCTGCATTTGAAGGAGAAAGGGTAAGGAAAGAGAACTTGGCAGTAGAATTTGGCGGTAAGGCATCTACAGCTTTAGAATTTTTAGAAACTAAAGATACAGAGGAAGTTGAAGATGCTAAGGTAGAATTAGTCGGCCAGGACTTGGATTCCATCGAAGATAGCGTTAAAAAATCAATGCCTTTAGGTATTGTAGTTAATGTCTATGGTCGTAAGATGCAGAAGGATTTTGAGCCAATAATGGAACGCCAGATTCATCGTTATGTCAATGGTGCAATGGGCGTAATGCATATTGGTCAGAGAGATATGTGTTGGATTAGAATTAGTAAAGATGCGTTTGATAAAGGATTTCGCTTAAAACACATAGGGCTTCTGATTCATGCAATGCTGCACCAAGAATATAGTGCAATTGTAGATAAAGTCCAGGTAACTCTTTACACGAAACAAGAGGATGTGGAGAAGTTATTGGTTAAGGCAAACCAGTCCTTTCAGGAACGGGATGAGAGAATTATGGGCATGACAGATGAATCAGTGGATACCTTCTTTTCTTGTCTTTTATGTCAGTCCTTTGCCCCTAATCATGTCTGCATTATCACTCCTGAGCGTCTTGGCCTTTGTGGTGCTTATTCTTGGTTAGACGGAAAGGCATCTTATGAAATTACTCCCACAGGTCCTAACCAGCCGGTGACAAAGGGCAAGCCTATAGATACGAAGTTAGGACAATGGGAAAATACCAATAAATTTGTATACGAGAAATCCAATAAGAGTATTCCCATAGTTAGCATGTATTCAATTATGGACAATCCTCAGACTTCCTGTGGCTGTTTTGAGTGCATACTTGCTGTTATTCCAGAGGCCAATGGCGTTATGGTAGTGCATCGTGATCACACAGGCATGACTCCGGTTGGCATGACATTTACTACTTTGGCCAGTTCTGTTGGTGGCGGATTACAGACTCCGGGGTTTCTGGGAGTGGGTAAACTTTATGTTGCCAGTAAGAAATTCATATCAGCTGATGGCGGCTTGAAGCGCTTAGTCTGGATGCCTAAGGAATTGAAAGAGGCTCTAATGAGCCGCTTAAAACAGCGAAGTAAAGAGATCAATGAGCCAGATTTCTTTGAAAAGATTGCAGATGAGACTATTGCTGTTACAGCAGAGGATCTAGTGAAGTATTTAAAAGAGAAAAATCACCCTGCATTAAACATGCCTTCTCTTATATAA
- a CDS encoding FAD-dependent oxidoreductase, which produces MKHICIIGNSAAAVSCVEAIRSRDKDSKITLISDEEYPAYCRCLITSFVSGEVLQAKLRLRPEDFYKENSVDLALGKKVIKLDPKKRRLTLLDNSKLDFDIALIATGARSKLPETKGIKREGVSGFRTLNDAKDIISIAVYAKAACILGGGLIGLKAAYALKRRGLSVKVLIKSKQVMSQVLDEEAASIVGAHLENQGIEILTGEEAVEIIGNGQVRAVKLSSGKIIESAIVIVGKGVSPNIELVKQSGINTNFGILTNEYLQTNVEGVFAAGDVAETFDVARGASYINALWPNAVEQGRIAGSNIRGEKCAYSGSVAMNSVDFFALPVISIGLKKEEEDCETLRFSDKKNSIYKKFIIKDNILKGFIGVGKIENSGIFLRLIRERTDISSIKTQLLADSFSYAKVIDLFGRDEVYLKK; this is translated from the coding sequence ATGAAGCATATCTGTATTATTGGAAATTCTGCTGCAGCTGTCTCTTGCGTTGAGGCTATAAGAAGCCGTGACAAGGATTCGAAGATAACGCTAATTTCCGATGAAGAATATCCGGCATATTGTCGTTGCCTCATTACTTCTTTTGTTTCAGGTGAGGTCCTCCAGGCCAAGCTGAGGCTTCGGCCAGAAGATTTTTATAAGGAGAATTCAGTTGATTTAGCATTGGGTAAAAAGGTTATAAAACTTGATCCTAAGAAGCGACGTTTAACCTTATTAGATAATTCAAAACTTGATTTTGATATTGCCTTAATTGCAACTGGAGCAAGGTCTAAGCTACCGGAGACAAAAGGTATTAAAAGAGAAGGGGTTTCAGGTTTTCGCACGCTTAACGATGCCAAGGATATAATATCTATAGCTGTCTATGCAAAGGCTGCTTGCATTTTAGGAGGCGGTCTTATTGGTCTAAAGGCTGCTTATGCACTAAAGAGGAGAGGACTGAGTGTAAAGGTGCTTATTAAATCAAAACAAGTTATGTCACAGGTCCTGGATGAGGAAGCTGCATCTATTGTTGGTGCGCATTTAGAGAATCAGGGTATAGAGATTTTAACAGGCGAGGAGGCAGTGGAAATTATCGGTAATGGCCAGGTAAGGGCAGTAAAACTTTCATCCGGCAAGATTATTGAATCTGCCATAGTAATTGTTGGAAAAGGCGTTAGTCCGAATATAGAACTGGTTAAGCAATCAGGAATTAATACGAATTTTGGAATATTGACAAATGAATACTTGCAAACTAACGTTGAGGGAGTTTTTGCTGCTGGTGATGTGGCTGAGACCTTTGACGTTGCAAGAGGCGCATCTTACATAAATGCCCTCTGGCCAAATGCTGTTGAACAAGGAAGAATTGCCGGCTCTAATATTAGAGGAGAAAAATGCGCTTATTCAGGTTCCGTCGCCATGAATTCTGTTGACTTTTTTGCTCTGCCGGTTATCTCTATTGGCCTGAAAAAAGAAGAAGAGGATTGCGAAACTTTAAGATTTAGTGATAAAAAGAATTCAATCTATAAGAAATTTATCATAAAGGACAATATCCTGAAAGGGTTTATCGGTGTAGGTAAAATAGAAAATAGCGGAATATTCTTAAGATTAATAAGGGAAAGAACAGATATCTCGTCTATAAAGACGCAGTTATTGGCTGATTCTTTCAGCTATGCTAAGGTGATTGATTTATTTGGTAGGGATGAAGTCTACTTGAAGAAATAA
- a CDS encoding 4Fe-4S dicluster domain-containing protein, whose product MKKKRLHYDVTKCVACRTCELVCFVGHSLSKDIFEAISEKKIHLPKVKVFQDKGKNFPVACRHCDDPKCVDACIARALTYDLEKKEVIHDKDKCVGCWMCIMVCPYGAIRPDKRVKIPTRCDHCVEIGQPQCAKNCPTKAISYEEEEGVK is encoded by the coding sequence ATGAAAAAGAAAAGACTACATTATGATGTGACTAAATGTGTGGCCTGCAGGACTTGTGAACTTGTCTGTTTTGTGGGTCATTCCTTGAGCAAAGATATCTTTGAGGCAATAAGTGAGAAAAAGATACACCTGCCTAAGGTAAAGGTCTTTCAAGATAAAGGTAAAAATTTTCCTGTTGCCTGTAGGCATTGTGATGATCCTAAATGTGTTGACGCCTGCATAGCGCGTGCCTTGACTTATGATCTTGAGAAAAAAGAGGTAATTCACGATAAAGACAAATGCGTTGGCTGTTGGATGTGTATTATGGTCTGTCCTTATGGTGCGATAAGACCTGATAAACGCGTTAAAATCCCTACTCGCTGTGATCATTGTGTTGAGATTGGCCAGCCCCAATGTGCAAAGAATTGTCCTACAAAGGCGATTAGTTACGAAGAGGAAGAGGGCGTAAAATGA